In Labilibaculum sp. DW002, the genomic window AAAACCATTCCCAAAATACCAGCCATGCTACCAGCCATAATGATTACAATAAATATCTCTAACGGATGTGCATTAACGCTATTTGAATAGATCAAAGGTTGAAACAAAATGTTATCGATTACCTGAACTACAGCAAACACAATAGCCATATACCCAAGCAATGGAAGAATTTCAGCATAAAAATCAACATCTAAATTCGTAGCAATTCCAATGATCATACCAAAACATGCACCTATAATCGGGCCAATGTAAGGAATCACATTCATCATACCAGCAAACAAACCAATAACAACAGCTGTTCCAAATGGCAAGCCTACAATGGTTAAGCCAATGGTTACCATGAACCCTACGAGAATTACTTCGAAAAACAAGCCGACAAAATAACGCATCAAAAGATTCTTAATCGACTCTAACACATGCATAACTCCTTCTTCGTGCTTAGCAGGAACCATAAGCACAACTCCACCAGTAAACAAACTACTGTCTTTCAGAAAAAAGAAGGTAATGAAAGAGATCGAAAACAGGGCAATAAATATATTTCCAAGCGTACCTGCAAGCGAACCAAAAATAGAAGAAACATCAGATATCTTCACAAATGATGTGATATTTTCGACTAAGACAGCTTTTAAATTAAAGGCTTCGCCATCGGCAGAATATTTTACAACTAAGCTTTCTAATTTCTGAATTGGCTCTTCTAAACTTTGAGCAGCAGCATTTACATCAATATTGGATAAATCCTGTGCCTGAGAGGCTACCATTGGTATAAATGTTCTGAAGAACATGATCATTATGAACCATAACAAAAGTAAGGTTACACCTGCCGACAAGGCAGACGGAACCTGCCATTTTTTAATTTTCAATCCATTCAGAAAATTAACAACCGGACGCCCAATAAAGGAAAGAACAACCGAAATTAAAACATAAGCTACAATATTACTGAAATACCAAAACAGAAGCCCCAATAAGATTAAACCAAGGGCGACAATAAAATATTTTCCTTTTTCATTCATAATTAGGCAAACAATTTTGTTTGTAAAATGTAGATTCTGTTTAAAAGTAAGAAATTTTACGGTATCAATAAACCAAAATAAAAAAAGGCTTTCTTTCGAAAGCCTTTCCTTAATTTTTCAATCCATTATATTTTTAAAGGAGCATTTACTTTCTGTTTCATCAAAGCAATATCAAGAACTTCCATCACATCTTCAACAAAATGGAATTTAAGTCCTTTCAGATATATGGGTTTAATTTCATCAA contains:
- a CDS encoding AI-2E family transporter; this encodes MNEKGKYFIVALGLILLGLLFWYFSNIVAYVLISVVLSFIGRPVVNFLNGLKIKKWQVPSALSAGVTLLLLWFIMIMFFRTFIPMVASQAQDLSNIDVNAAAQSLEEPIQKLESLVVKYSADGEAFNLKAVLVENITSFVKISDVSSIFGSLAGTLGNIFIALFSISFITFFFLKDSSLFTGGVVLMVPAKHEEGVMHVLESIKNLLMRYFVGLFFEVILVGFMVTIGLTIVGLPFGTAVVIGLFAGMMNVIPYIGPIIGACFGMIIGIATNLDVDFYAEILPLLGYMAIVFAVVQVIDNILFQPLIYSNSVNAHPLEIFIVIIMAGSMAGILGMVLAIPTYTLIRVIAKEFFNKYRFVKKLTEKI